Within Eremothecium cymbalariae DBVPG#7215 chromosome 3, complete sequence, the genomic segment tttattatatacaaATGACAATTGTATCTGCATGCATCTGaaggaaaaaagaagctCTATGAGTCCTACAAGGTACCAGCCATCATCTCTTGATGAACAGGTTCTAAACGGAgctaaaaaataaaaaacctcCATGTATAAGACCAACAATTTGCCATGGAATTCACAACAAGTGCTGAGAATTCAATACCAAAGGAATCAAACATACCAGTCAATTTGGGAAAGCCGATCCAAACCACTGCTCCCTCCGCAATAGGGTGGgtcaaaataaaaataattttgATATAGGCATGATATGATATCTTCATTCATAACGACAAAACAGTCCAAAAATGAAGTAGCATATGCATGTATCAAAAAGACCCATTGATCCTCAAATGTACACATGTGAAACGTTTCGAAGGTGCACGTTACCATAACCCATTTGAAATTAGTACATTTGAATaagaaaatttgaagagcACATAACTCTTGCAGGTTTTAATAAAGTGTCACCGGATGAGCGATGACTGGTCATCCCAACGTGAACCAAACAGTTATGCAAATTTATTACacgtttttatttttcattaGATTCATTtcttattttattttaaaaccCCAAACCTTCAAATTAACCTATTCAGATGATTAAAAAAATGCTAAATGTTCCGATGTCAAATGCCAATATTAATTTTCGTTTTAAAACTTATGCTATGTGTTTAATACTTGTAGGTTTTGATTTCACCAACAGCATCTGCCGACTCACTACGGTAAATCTTTGTAGGACCATTAGAGTCAAATGGCTGTTCCTTAGCATACTCATAAGCTTCAATAATTGCTAACTTGAGCTGTTCTATTGATTCCTCAGAAATCTGGTAATGGCAGGAAATTCTTCCACCCATCAACTTAACACCATATTTCAAACCTTTCTTCACCAAAAGATCTGGGTTCATCTTAGCCTTCTGTAAGTCTATGAAGACAAAATTTGTATCCGGTGGTGATTCAAGTGGGATGGCGTGGGATTGACAAAAATTGGCCAATTCGTGTGCCATAGCATGtgatttcttcattttgGCTTTCCAATCACCTTCAATAGCAACCATAGCCATCTTACACATCATACCCGACTGTCTAACACCACCACCCTGTTGCTTTCTAAAGTGGTTGGCCTTCTTGATGAACTTGTTAGATCCAACTAGAACGGATCCCATTGGAGCCCCCATGGACTTGGACAAACAGATCGAAATAGAATCAAAAATCTCACCATACTGCTTCAATGGCACACCGGACTCACAAGAAGCATTCCATATCCTTGCGCCGTCACAATGTAATTTCAGACCGTTTTCCATACACCAAGCCTTAATACGCACCAACTCTTCTAAAGGATGAATAATACCATGTAGGGTATTTTCCAAGGAAACCACACGAGTGGGTGCACCATGGatatcaccatcatcagGGATATAGCTAGCCTTGATATCCTCCAATGTTAAGTAGTGTTTATTGGCAGGAATTACAGGCGTCACCATGGCCTGTGACAAAATGGCTAAACCGGCAGCTTCATGGGTGTAAACATGAGCTCTATAGTCGCACAATATCGTGTAAGGTGGTTGATGTAAGTGTGTTCTCAAAGCAATTTGATTGGACAACGTACCTGAAACACAGAACAAACCTGCCTCCATTCCGAACAACTTCGCAACATGCTGTTCCAATTTCATAGTGTCAACATCCTCCTGGTAAACCGCATCACCGACAGAAGCCGTAAAAGCAACCTCTATCATTTCCTTGGTCGGGATTGTGAAGGTGTCAGAACGGAAGTCATTAGCTGGACTAGTGTATGGTTCTGGTAACTCTGCAGAACGCTGATTCATGATTGGGATAGATATTGGTAGcctcttttttctttggtAACACTTGATAACCCTATATTTCTTTATCCACCAGTATAGTTAACGGTCGGTAccttattatattaaaacaagATATTGGAACGCTCAAACAGGTTTTTACAAAGAAACGAAGGCGATTTTAATGCaaattttttcttttcaaagcAAAATCCTTCGACAAAAATTACACTATTTGCTTTATAATCACACCTTCTATATACTTCCTTTAAGATACCTTTTTGCCAGGTGCCACCCGGCATTATAAGCCTGAAGAACAACATCTCCAGATGACATAATTTCGTCGAGGCTTCTTTTATTGCTATATTTTTTTCAGGTTCAATGCGCTTCTTTTTCCAGACATTACTCATAGGAAACTTTGCTTTTTCGGGAACAATAACCGACATCACGCAGAAGCTTCGAAGGTCTAACGTTCGCCTGGCTCGAAGGGACTCATGCATAACGGTAATAAATGATGAATAAGAACGgaaaacaacagaaaccAGGCAATTGGCCCGCTAGTTCTTCAATACAGCCACTATACTATACAGCCATCGGCAGGTCACAGTAGGAATGGTAATCTGACGGACAACACAAGCAGCTTGAAGCAATTCCGATGcacgtttctttttcgaCGGAATTGGTAAGCCAATAAAAGTGCCGAAAGGCTTAAACGTTGTAGTATATGGACGGAAAAGCAACTCCACTCGTGACAAAAACGAAAACGGCTCCCTATACCTTGTGTAGCTGTCTGTTAATGTGCAGGAAGGAGCGTTGTGGAGGAAGCTCCAGTTTCAATTGgtggtcacgtgactaaAAGCTTGTGTTCGCATTTTTTTATGTACAGCTTTGCCTTATGCAGATTTCTCTACAGCGGAAACGCACTGgtatttcaaaaagtaGTAGCCAATGGATCTCAAGAAAGGGGTTTCAAGGTATTTTAAAATAGCTAGTGGTGTGAGAAGATTCCAAAGCCAGATCTGAAAGGCTTTCAAGGTGTATAATGGACAACAAGATGGATTTCTTACGATCTGTTGCGTCTATGAATGATACTTCACAAAAAGGGTTTAAATCACCTAATTGGAAAAAACCTATAAGGCGACACAAACCTACCAGACAATTGCTCACAGATGAATGGAAAAGATTGACAAGTGAGTCTGGAGAAGTTTATGGTAAAGATGCTAATAAAACGAGATTGACATATTTTAATGTTCAAGCGCCTCCTTCGCAATACCCTataaaaagatattgtGACATTACGGGCTTGAAGGCTCGCTACAAGTCACCCAGCAATGGATTGCGGTTTTACAATAGCGAAGTATATTCTCTGGTAATTAAACCGATGACACCTGGCGTGGATCAGGAGTATTTAAAGTTAAGAGGCGATAATGTTGTATTAAAATGACGGAAGTACAAAATAGGATATAACGTCTATTTTGAATGAAGTCAATATAACGAAGGATAATTTTGTGTCGAGGATTAAACGACTGTACTTCGTAAACCTTACATAGTTATTCCATTTTGGAGGCCAACCGCTGTTCTCTTAATGGCGTGTATAAAGTGTAACTCACGTATTATTAATACACTACGTAGGAAAAACCggaaagatttgaaaaatttcatGTTTAAGTTTGTTCATGGTGGACATTTACTGGAGCTAAGCAGGTGAGGGGAAGATTTGGAGCTTCAGCACCACGGTCAAAGATACCATTAAGTGAAACTTTAATGGTATCAAATATAGCATTTACTTTGGCTGCCattatttggttgttttACCGCCTTTGCCTGTTTCTAAACATACCCGTGTTAACCGTTGTGAAATCTTTGAACGTTGTTATCCCGCATGCTACTAAGATCTCAATTGATGGAATTACAGCTAATTGCATAACATTTCGTTGGGAAAATGAACCAAGAACGAGTATTGATGGTACGTCTGTCTCGAACTATACTGTTTACTTAAATGGTCTGAAAATAGGTACATTCCCTAATAGACCAGAATCGCTCTTTACATCATGTTCTTTGAGAAATCTGGCACCTCTTACACGATATCGGATAGACGTTATTACAGTCAGCGAAGATGGATTTACAAATAATCTACCTTCATTGTATGTCACAACTAGTGCTGATGATGTTGGGGCTCCCCAGTATAACGGCCACTGTGTATATACCGAACAAGGTAATATCTCGAAAGACATCGGGTTCCCTGCCACAAGAACAATGTTTGATGAAAAGGAACAACAATGTTGTATGAATGCAGCGAAAGCTGTTATTCCAAACACTGATGCTATATCGGTATTATCCTGTTCATTTACTTCAATGCAGTGCTTAGAAAGGCTTTCGAATGATGCTCTTAAACAGATATTGGCCCAAACGCAACTCCAGCTTTGTGATGTGttgaaacaacaaaagaGTATCGTAGATGAATTTGAAGTAACGAAGGAGCGCCTGCAATTGGATTTAGATGAAATCAAGTTACAATGGAGTCAAGAAACAGATTTGCGAAAATCATTAAAAGCCAAGTTGAAAACTATAGTGAACTCCAAAGCACTATGTGAATTGAAGAGAGAGAAGCTGATAAAAGCAGTAGAATTATGCAATAATAAACTTGAGAAAATGAGAGCAGAAATGGAACATTGGGCCTTTGAaagcaaagaaaaatatgacTTGAATGCTCTAACAGAATCCTATACACTTGAAATGAACAAAGTTCTTCACCAAATTCGGTCATTGGATGGCCAGTTGGAAGAATTACAACGAGAGATATCATACATTGACgaaaaaaataagaaacTAGTTCAATTGAGAAGGATTTTGGATACTATGAACGATAACCAGAATTCTAGTACAAAGTTTAATTGGCATGCGctaacaaaaaagataaaCGAATTTAACAAGAATGAACCGTTTTCTAATTACAgttcaaagtttttatCGAATTTCCCTGTGGATATTCCATTGGTTCAGttaataaaagaagaagatgaaagGGACACAATGTTGGCATTAGAGTGGCGATCTCGGagaattaaatatattaggCGTATcgaatatttggaacagaTGTGGGAAAGGGTTAACTTGACAAACAACCAATACAAAAGCGCAATGAGATTGCAACGTTGTCAAGCACTTACTCCTCAACTTCCTAACGAAGCGAACTCTAATCCAAATTCCAATGCCATCCCTATAGTAATGACTCCGAAACTTATGCTACACGACCCTCCCACTTATTCTGAACCAGATCAGTTATCTCCGCTATTAATACAAACAGTAACAAATGCATTTCCTAATCCCACGGCCACCTATTCAACCTGGTCCCAACAcaaacaacagcaaactTCACCATATAGTTATGCAGAAGAGGATGAGGTATCatttgaatatgaagatgCGAATCATTTACTATCTGGACTTCAAAGCATTATATCAGAAGCAGATTCTCATAACAATTGCATTTCCacttcaaaagttttcactaatgatgaattggaTAACTACTGGGCCCAAACGAATAGTGGTATAGACAACAGATTTCTAAAGAATGCTACAAATGATTTGGTTTCTAACACCCTAGAACCCCCGATGCAGCAGCCAAAACCTATATCTGTTATTAATGCAAAAACATTGTTATCTCCCGGAAATTCTCGGTCACATGGTACAACTGCCCAAAGCTTGCTTGCTTCCATGAACGACAATGTCCCATCGCTTACCAAAGATATTCCGACTACCATCACTGGTGGAAACATGGACGACCTAGGATCGTTTAGTTCAAACTTACAGCAAACCATATCTCACAATAGCCCATTAGTCTCTCCAATAAGGGAGCCAATACTTCCCACAGATACAGGCTTCCATTCGCctaattttaatatttggCACAACACGCATATTCCTGGAACCCCTGGGTACTACGTGTCAGTCGAAAACTCTCAGGGACACTTGGAATTACCACCCGACCAGCATAACATGCCGCCGCCATTATGGTCATTTAACCACCTTCTAGATCACCCTCTTACTTCCAGCAACAGTGAAGAAATGGATGGcaatgaaaataacaatCCGAGCGCCTCAATTGCGAATCTGAATTTTGAATAGAACCCTAGGTGTAGAGCATTGAAAATTCATACATTGAATTGAGACTAATTGTCAACTTTGTACTTAAATAATCCGGTTTTCAAGCTTCAACACACCACAGTGATCTGTTGCTTATTACATATTACATGGCATAAACACTACAGAATTTTCAGTAAATTGCATCAGCATATTCACTACAGGCCCAATTGCTCCTGCagtcttttctttctcttctccACCAACCATCGTTCTACATCGTCGAGCGATGGCAAATCTTTAAACTCCGATATAATACACTGTGGTTTCTGCTTTTCGCTTATAGAAGCTGCGATATTTAATTTAATCTCTTGACTTCGATCCTCTTCATACtctaaaaaattttcactCACCTCATTTCCATAATAATGGGGACCTAATTCTTTCTTCCACCTTCTTATTTTAGCCTTCAACTGCTGTTCTTGCTGCGATTTTGACAACCTTTTTTGACGAACCTCATTTCGCTGCTTGATCATTTTCTGAACATGCGGCAATTCTAATGCTCTTCCGAAATACCTGGTACCATTAATTAAACTCCCACCACTAGTGTTTAATCCCTTTATTTTCCTATAATCTGGACCTTTCAAATTCCTTCGAATATGATTTTCCCATCTCTGCTTCTCTTGGAACAATCTATTCAATTCCCCATTTATCTCTTCAACCTGAAAATCATTCAACGAAGGATCATGTATCTGAGTGATCTTATTTCCAATATCCTTCACAACCTCATTACGCCATCTCTGAGCCTCTTGTAATTTACTGACCTTATAAATTTTAGTCGGTCTCTTAAATCGAGAGTAGTCCTTATAACCACTTTCTGTCTCAGCCTGAAGCTCCTGATACCTTACTAACACCGAATTTGCCTTATCAACATTTCTACTCATTATTAACCAAATCTAAATACAGTAGCACTTCCCACAGGTCtaacttccaaaatataacCGCATTTATAGCAGCTTGTAAGTGAACatctcttcttcattagaAACGGTTTACAGCCTAATTAAATACGATCGATGTGGACTCAGAATATTAACGTCGTTTATATTGAACGGAGCGCGCACCATCAGAATAATGTGACGTCAAAGAGCCAATGAACAAGATTCAAGAGGTTATGTGACTTAAGAGCCAGTATAATGGACCCCGTGTGGTATTATGCTACTTTACAAAGTAAAATATTTCTTGATATTCTTTGGTTTTCATTGTAGGCACTATGTGCATAAAGAAGTTGTATTCCGGGAAAAGTGAGGCTGCGTCTACAGACACGCAGTACGTTACGTCTTTTACAACTCACTTAAAGATAGACATAGGTTTAGGTTTGAGTTAATATTCTCAGACTTGTAGAGGCTTAATAATTAGTGACAATGACAGTTTCTATCCATGGAATATTCCGAAACTATAGGTTTGTCATTGGGGCACTCACAGCAATGATGTTGGTTTTATTATTGAGATCATCGAGTACTGGTGTTCCAATACAAAGTTCTAAAGCTGTTGAGCAACCGGTAAATATTCAGCCGGTTACGGCTACTCCTGgttatttggaagataagGATAGTGAATCGAAAAACCCTGaggttgctgctgctgttaAAAGCCAAGCTGTCAAAACTTCACAGCCGGAGATTAAGGTTGAGGATTGTAAGAAGAATCAATTCGTTGTAATGATTGATGCAGGTTCTACAGGATCGCGTGTTCATGTATATGAATTTAATACATGTGTTGAGCCCCcaaagttgttgaaagaGTATTTCAAACAACTAAAGCCAGGATTGTCGTCCTTTGACACAGATGCAGATGGAGCCGCCAAGTCTCTAGATCCGCTACTGGATTTTGCAGTTGAGAATATCCCTAAAGATATGAGAAGATGCTCTCCTATCGCTGTTAAAGCCACTGCAGGCTTGCGGTTGTTGGGGGAGGAAAAATCTAAGAAGATCCTTGAAGCAGTTGCCCTacatttggaaaaagatTATGATTTCCCAATTGTGAAGGGAGATGGAGTAAGTGTCATGGATGGAAAGGAAGAGGGTGTGTATGCCTGGATTACAACCAATTTTTTGCTAGGGAATCTTGGAGGTAAAGAGAAATCAGCTACCGCAGCGATCTTTGATTTGGGTGGTGGTTCTACACAGATTGTCTTTGAGCCACTACCAGAAGCTGTAGCGATTCCTAATGCTGCGCAAACGTatgaattggaatttggaACCCACAAATACACCTTATATCAACACTCCCATCTTGGTTACGGTTTAATGCAGGCGAAAGACAAGCTTGATATATTGATAGttgaaacaaatattttgaatggtAATATTAAGAAAGGTGCCACCTCCGATTCTTTGGAAATGGTGTCGCCATGTCTCGCGCCAGGAGTTGAAATTAAGAACGTCAAGGTTAAGGTTTCGACGGGGGAAACCTACACTGTCACATTCAAGAGCCCGCCGGTTTCAATGGAAGCCCAATGTAGGTATCTCGCGGAtaaaatcttgaaaaaaGATGCAGCCTGTAATGACCCACCTTGTTCCTTTGATGGAATTCATCAACCCTCTTTAATACACTCATTCAGTCCTAATGGTAAACTATACGTGTTTTCGTTTTTCTACGACCGAACATATCCTTTAGGATTACCCCTGTCTTACAGTCTACAAGAAATGTTTGACCTAACAAAGTCGGCGTGTATGGATAAAAGTACGTGGGATACTACATTTGGAAGTATCGAAGGCGCTTCAAAATCCCTAAATACTGAGCCAAGGTGGTGCATGGATCTAAATTATGAAATATCTCTTTTGCATACAGGCTACGACATCCCATTAAGTAGGGAATTGAACACTGCTAGAACTATCGCAGGGAAAGAAGTAGGATGGTGCTTAGGCGCATCACTTCTTTTATTGGATGGGAATAAATGGACTTGCAAAATCAAGCTAGATACTGGTATTTAGGATGTTAGATATCTAGCTTTATATCTATACTATTAATAATTGGGCCTAGCTTAAACTATTAGCTTCGGTATGCTCTTACTGATCTTGAACGAAAAGCTAACAAACATTCAATAACGCTTAAATACTACTTATTACGTGAACCCTATATGTATggctgaagaagaaacaaatgtGTTATATTCTGGTTCAGAGTTACAGGATGATTCACAATCACAAGCCAAACATATCAACCAAATGTGAGTTATGACGTTAGTAAGCAACAAAAGGAATAACAAAGTATAATACAAAGCTTAGAGGCACTTTGAAGTAGGATTTAAATTCCACATATTATCACGCTCCTTCACTTTGTAAATGTTAGCATAGtattgaagatattaata encodes:
- the GLY1 gene encoding threonine aldolase GLY1 (similar to Ashbya gossypii AFR366W), encoding MNQRSAELPEPYTSPANDFRSDTFTIPTKEMIEVAFTASVGDAVYQEDVDTMKLEQHVAKLFGMEAGLFCVSGTLSNQIALRTHLHQPPYTILCDYRAHVYTHEAAGLAILSQAMVTPVIPANKHYLTLEDIKASYIPDDGDIHGAPTRVVSLENTLHGIIHPLEELVRIKAWCMENGLKLHCDGARIWNASCESGVPLKQYGEIFDSISICLSKSMGAPMGSVLVGSNKFIKKANHFRKQQGGGVRQSGMMCKMAMVAIEGDWKAKMKKSHAMAHELANFCQSHAIPLESPPDTNFVFIDLQKAKMNPDLLVKKGLKYGVKLMGGRISCHYQISEESIEQLKLAIIEAYEYAKEQPFDSNGPTKIYRSESADAVGEIKTYKY
- the IES6 gene encoding Ies6p (similar to Ashbya gossypii AFR365C) gives rise to the protein MDNKMDFLRSVASMNDTSQKGFKSPNWKKPIRRHKPTRQLLTDEWKRLTSESGEVYGKDANKTRLTYFNVQAPPSQYPIKRYCDITGLKARYKSPSNGLRFYNSEVYSLVIKPMTPGVDQEYLKLRGDNVVLK
- the GTA1 gene encoding Gta1p (similar to Ashbya gossypii AFR364C), yielding MVSNIAFTLAAIIWLFYRLCLFLNIPVLTVVKSLNVVIPHATKISIDGITANCITFRWENEPRTSIDGTSVSNYTVYLNGLKIGTFPNRPESLFTSCSLRNLAPLTRYRIDVITVSEDGFTNNLPSLYVTTSADDVGAPQYNGHCVYTEQGNISKDIGFPATRTMFDEKEQQCCMNAAKAVIPNTDAISVLSCSFTSMQCLERLSNDALKQILAQTQLQLCDVLKQQKSIVDEFEVTKERLQLDLDEIKLQWSQETDLRKSLKAKLKTIVNSKALCELKREKLIKAVELCNNKLEKMRAEMEHWAFESKEKYDLNALTESYTLEMNKVLHQIRSLDGQLEELQREISYIDEKNKKLVQLRRILDTMNDNQNSSTKFNWHALTKKINEFNKNEPFSNYSSKFLSNFPVDIPLVQLIKEEDERDTMLALEWRSRRIKYIRRIEYLEQMWERVNLTNNQYKSAMRLQRCQALTPQLPNEANSNPNSNAIPIVMTPKLMLHDPPTYSEPDQLSPLLIQTVTNAFPNPTATYSTWSQHKQQQTSPYSYAEEDEVSFEYEDANHLLSGLQSIISEADSHNNCISTSKVFTNDELDNYWAQTNSGIDNRFLKNATNDLVSNTLEPPMQQPKPISVINAKTLLSPGNSRSHGTTAQSLLASMNDNVPSLTKDIPTTITGGNMDDLGSFSSNLQQTISHNSPLVSPIREPILPTDTGFHSPNFNIWHNTHIPGTPGYYVSVENSQGHLELPPDQHNMPPPLWSFNHLLDHPLTSSNSEEMDGNENNNPSASIANLNFE
- the ISY1 gene encoding Isy1p (similar to Ashbya gossypii AFR363W), giving the protein MSRNVDKANSVLVRYQELQAETESGYKDYSRFKRPTKIYKVSKLQEAQRWRNEVVKDIGNKITQIHDPSLNDFQVEEINGELNRLFQEKQRWENHIRRNLKGPDYRKIKGLNTSGGSLINGTRYFGRALELPHVQKMIKQRNEVRQKRLSKSQQEQQLKAKIRRWKKELGPHYYGNEVSENFLEYEEDRSQEIKLNIAASISEKQKPQCIISEFKDLPSLDDVERWLVEKRKKRLQEQLGL
- the GDA1 gene encoding guanosine diphosphatase (similar to Ashbya gossypii AFR362C), yielding MTVSIHGIFRNYRFVIGALTAMMLVLLLRSSSTGVPIQSSKAVEQPVNIQPVTATPGYLEDKDSESKNPEVAAAVKSQAVKTSQPEIKVEDCKKNQFVVMIDAGSTGSRVHVYEFNTCVEPPKLLKEYFKQLKPGLSSFDTDADGAAKSLDPLLDFAVENIPKDMRRCSPIAVKATAGLRLLGEEKSKKILEAVALHLEKDYDFPIVKGDGVSVMDGKEEGVYAWITTNFLLGNLGGKEKSATAAIFDLGGGSTQIVFEPLPEAVAIPNAAQTYELEFGTHKYTLYQHSHLGYGLMQAKDKLDILIVETNILNGNIKKGATSDSLEMVSPCLAPGVEIKNVKVKVSTGETYTVTFKSPPVSMEAQCRYLADKILKKDAACNDPPCSFDGIHQPSLIHSFSPNGKLYVFSFFYDRTYPLGLPLSYSLQEMFDLTKSACMDKSTWDTTFGSIEGASKSLNTEPRWCMDLNYEISLLHTGYDIPLSRELNTARTIAGKEVGWCLGASLLLLDGNKWTCKIKLDTGI